The proteins below are encoded in one region of Balaenoptera ricei isolate mBalRic1 chromosome 6, mBalRic1.hap2, whole genome shotgun sequence:
- the PABIR1 gene encoding PPP2R1A-PPP2R2A-interacting phosphatase regulator 1: MAQEKMELDLELPPGTVGSPAEGGGSGGGGGGGGLRRSNSAPLIHGLSDTSPVFQAEAPSARRNSTTFPNRHGLLLPASPVRMHSSRLHQIKQEEGMDLINRETVHEREVQNAMQISHSWEESFSLSDNDVEKSASPKRIDFIPVSPAPSPTRGIGKQCFSPSLQSFVSSNGLPPSPIPSPTTRFTTRRSQSPINCIRPSVLGPLKRKCEMETEYQPKRFFQGITNMLSSDVAQLSDPGVCVSSDTLDGNSSSAGSSCNSPAKVSTTTDSPVSPAQAASPFIPVDELSSK, encoded by the coding sequence ATGGCTCAGGAGAAGATGGAGCTGGACCTGGAGCTGCCTCCGGGCACGGTTGGGAGCCCGGCGGagggcggcggcagcggcggcggcggcggcggcgggggcctCAGGAGGTCTAACAGCGCCCCCCTGATCCACGGCCTCAGTGACACTTCGCCGGTGTTCCAGGCCGAGGCGCCGAGCGCCAGGCGAAACAGCACAACGTTCCCGAACCGCCACGGCCTGCTACTACCGGCCTCCCCCGTCCGCATGCACAGCAGCCGCTTGCACCAGATCAAACAGGAGGAGGGTATGGACTTGATCAATCGAGAGACCGTCCACGAGCGCGAGGTGCAGAACGCAATGCAGATAAGCCACTCCTGGGAGGAAAGTTTCAGCCTGAGTGACAACGACGTGGAGAAATCCGCCTCCCCGAAACGCATCGATTTCATTCCGGTGTCGCCAGCACCGTCACCCACCCGGGGAATTGGGAAGCAGTGTTTTTCACCATCCTTGCAAAGTTTTGTGAGTAGCAATGGATTGCCTCCAAGTCCTATTCCCAGCCCAACGACCCGATTTACTACCCGGAGAAGCCAGAGTCCAATTAATTGCATTAGACCAAGTGTTCTTGGAccattgaaaagaaaatgtgaaatggaAACTGAATATCAGCCAAAGAGATTTTTCCAGGGCATCACCAACATGCTTTCTTCTGACGTTGCACAGCTGTCAGATCctggtgtgtgtgtatcttccgATACCCTTGATGGAAACAGCAGCAGTGCCGGATCTTCTTGTAATTCACCAGCGAAAGTCAGCACTACCACCGACTCTCCTGTGTCACCTGCCCAAGCGGCCTCTCCATTTATTCCAGTAGATGAACTTTCATCTAAGTGA